In Pyricularia oryzae 70-15 chromosome 2, whole genome shotgun sequence, one genomic interval encodes:
- a CDS encoding D-3-phosphoglycerate dehydrogenase, producing MAPMIDDGAAFDSHKPTVYVIDTFHPKAIEHARTIFNVVLNTDKEFAGWQQKARAVLIRSSYLRADDIAKCPKLVAIGKHGVGIDKIDKAACDARGIRILNTPGANAQAVAEIVVALAMAVARNIPSIYARQLSGPVPKETCTGQTLFGKTVGVIGMGNIGRKVARMLQRGFDAQIVAFDPYLPADAWADVPHRRVPAYRDLLAESDLLTLHVPLTDETRDMIAYEELKTMKSTAIVINASRGGIVNEADLQRALEEGLIWGAGLDAHEQEPPTAERYGSLWKLPNVVSTPHIGAATDDAQYMSALGAVNNLYDYLKTLGSN from the coding sequence ATGGCACCCATGATTGACGATGGCGCGGCATTCGACAGCCACAAGCCCACAGTCTACGTCATCGACACGTTCCACCCCAAAGCCATCGAGCATGCCAGGACGATATTCAACGTCGTGCTCAACACGGACAAGGAGTTTGCCGGCTGGCAGCAAAAGGCCAGGGCCGTGCTGATCCGGTCGTCGTACCTCCGCGCCGACGACATCGCCAAGTGCCCGAAGCTGGTGGCCATCGGCAAGCACGGCGTGGGCATCGACAAGATCGACAAGGCGGCCTGCGACGCCAGGGGGATCCGGATCCTCAACACGCCGGGCGCCAACGCGCAGGCCGTGGCCGAGATCGTCGTGGCGCTGGCCATGGCCGTCGCCCGCAACATCCCGTCCATATACGCGCGCCAGCTGTCCGGCCCCGTGCCCAAGGAGACCTGCACCGGCCAGACCCTGTTCGGCAAGACCGTCGGCGTCATCGGCATGGGCAACATCGGCCGCAAGGTCGCGAGGATGCTGCAGCGCGGCTTCGACGCCCAGATCGTCGCCTTCGACCCCTACCTGCCCGCCGACGCCTGGGCCGACGTCCCCCACCGTCGCGTGCCCGCCTACAGGGACCTGCTGGCCGAGTCGGACCTTCTGACGCTGCACGTGCCCCTCACCGACGAGACGAGGGACATGATCGCCTACGAGGAGCTCAAGACCATGAAGAGCACCGCCATCGTCATCAACGCGTCCAGGGGAGGCATCGTCAACGAGGCGGACCTGCAGCGTGCGCTCGAGGAGGGCCTGATCTGGGGCGCCGGGCTGGATGCCCACGAGCAGGAGCCCCCGACGGCAGAGAGGTACGGCAGCCTCTGGAAGCTGCCCAACGTCGTCAGCACCCCGCATATCGGCGCGGCCACGGACGATGCGCAGTACATGTCTGCGCTCGGGGCCGTGAATAATCTATACGACTACCTAAAGACTCTGGGAAGCAACTGA
- a CDS encoding quinate permease, whose protein sequence is MGSTNVIKATKAAIKECPREIFNFYLLACACIWSFSGVAFHCRYSRAVWRNWPWPNNDRPAGPPNRAQRWKFFQTSFGQPKSFEAFSIATNYFSARPRAARQRPARHERTLRLGTPIPSDEPSVHLRHGVAPALNNTTTTTTTTTSGVAKGFDEGNIASVVVLPVFKKRFNLQSLNEKDYADTKGWIVAIATAGAVFGCLACVYLTQRLGRRLTFQMLTLIYIAGVLGQTFSNGNLGALYASRVIAGIGIGATTVIPSIYIAEIAPQSIRGLLTVQYACCQQLGVVLGFWVNYGCTKSFADTEKQWMLPTALQLVPAVIWLVGCSFTPETPRFLLSQNKRTEALATLVRFRNLPEDHPYVRNEFARIEDQLNLELELAAGSTFLDLVRETFATVENRRRFFLMFFCHVFGQWSGANGITQYSPTVLGYLGITGTEASFLATGVYAIVKFASVLVFSLFMIDFIGRRRSLISGITLQILTLGYIGAYLGVTTGWSAERIESTPAALGASRMAIVAIYFHAVAWSIGWFSIPYLVSAEIFPLRIRSLNVSVGMAVHWANYFGCSRAMPSLLVGTNRYGAFVFFCCICIVSLCYVYFAMPETAGRSLESMDKLFDHPWYEVHKYAYPRPEDLKQEMRTDKELRLDEEKADEAAAGKTKHTE, encoded by the exons ATGGGGAGCACCAACGTGATCAAGGCCACCAAGGCCGCCATCAAAGAATGCCCTCGGGAGATATTCAACTTTTACCTGTTGGCGTGCGCATGCATTTGGAGTTTTTCTGGTGTTGCCTttcactgccgctattcgcgggcggtgtggagaaactggccgtggcctaataacgaccggccagccgggccgccaaatcgcgcccaacgctggaaattcttccagacaagcttcgggcaaccgaaaagctttgaggcgttttcgatagccaccaactacttcagcgcccgccccagagcggcccgccagcgccccgcgcgccacgaacgcactttacgcctagggacaccgatc ccgtcagacgaaccctccgtgcaccttaggcacggggtcgc cccggcgttaaataatactactactactactactactactacttctgGTGTTGCCAAGGGTTTCGACGAGG GCAACATCGCCTCGGTCGTCGTCCTGCCCGTGTTCAAGAAGCGGTTCAACCTCCAGAGCCTCAACGAAAAAGACTATGCCGACACCAAGGGATGGATCGTCGCCATCGCCACGGCCGGTGCCGTCTTTGGCTGCCTCGCCTGCGTCTACCTCACCCAGCGCCTGGGACGCAGGTTGACCTTTCAGATGCTCACCTTGATCTACATTGCCGGAGTGTTGGGGCAGACCTTTTCCAATGGTAACTTGGGTGCACTCTACGCGTCCAGGGTCATTGCTGGCATTGGTATTGGTGCAACGACTGTCATTCCGTCCATCTATATTGCAGAG ATTGCTCCTCAATCTATTCGTGGATTGTTGACTGTGCAGTATGCTTGTTGTCAACAGTTGGGTGTTG TCCTCGGCTTCTGGGTCAACTACGGCTGCACCAAGAGCTTCGCCGACACCGAGAAGCAATGGATGCTTCCCACCGCCCTCCAGCTCGTCCCGGCCGTCATCTGGCTCGTCGGCTGCTCCTTCACCCCCGAGACCCCCCGTTTCCTCCTCAGCCAGAACAAACGCACCGAAGCCTTGGCCACCCTCGTTCGCTTCCGCAACCTGCCCGAGGACCACCCGTACGTGCGCAACGAGTTTGCGCGCATCGAGGACCAGCTGAACCTCGAGCTCGAGCTGGCCGCCGGCAGCACCTTTCTGGACCTGGTCAGGGAGACGTTTGCCACGGTCGAGAACCGCCGCCGCTTCTTCCTCATGTTCTTCTGCCACGTGTTTGGGCAGTGGTCCGGCGCCAACGGCATCACGCAGTACAGCCCGACCGTGCTCGGCTACCTGGGCATCACGGGCACCGAGGCGAGCTTCCTGGCCACGGGCGTCTACGCCATCGTCAAGTTCGCATCCGTGCTCGTCTTCTCGCTCTTCATGATCGACTTcatcggccgccgccgctcccTGATCTCGGGCATCACGCTGCAGATCCTCACCCTCGGCTACATCGGCGCGTACCTGGGCGTGACCACCGGCTGGAGCGCCGAGCGCATCGAGTCCACCCCCGCCGCGCTGGGCGCCAGCCGCATGGCCATCGTGGCCATCTACTTCCACGCCGTGGCCTGGAGCATCGGCTGGTTTTCCATCCCGTACCTGGTCTCGGCCGAGATCTTCCCGCTGCGCATCCGCTCGCTCAACGTCTCGGTCGGCATGGCCGTGCACTGGGCCAACTACTTTGGCTGCTCGCGCGCCATGCCGTCGCTGCTGGTGGGCACGAACCGGTACGGCGCCTTTGTATTCTTCTGCTGCATCTGCATCGTTTCGCTGTGCTACGTCTACTTTGCCATGCCCGAGACGGCCGGCAGGTCGCTCGAGAGCATGGACAAGCTCTTTGACCACCCCTGGTACGAGGTGCACAAGTATGCGTACCCCAGGCCCGAGGACCTGAAGCAGGAGATGAGGACGGACAAGGAGCTTCGCTTGGACGAGGAGAAGGCTGATGAGGCGGCTGCTGGCAAGACGAAGCACACAGAATAA
- a CDS encoding 4-hydroxy-2-oxovalerate aldolase, whose product MPAAIGAVPWCSETRMLRLRGAPMLQRHINHGVWKVPSCVARTSLGRFPTNSLHTSHSKKRSLASTNTRKRLNPSHLHICQPSSISLIQTPVKKYTSATMAVELRNTIKEKMEKGEVAYTLSVKTVRTVEISMMAKTAGFDGILIDMEHSSFDLDTTGQICISALYAGIAPIVRAPSKDPFYVSRILDGGALGVIVPHIRSVQDAKDVVQAAKFQPVGVRSSTNGLPHFQFRSIPAKVSNPVCNASTLVIPMIETLEALELVDEIAAVEGVDSLLIGTNDLTAEMGIPGDYENPRLTEAYERTIAACNKHGKWVGVGGLHSRLDLVEKFCAMGARWVMAATDGPLLLAGATKRGAEMAQLSARVTGATNGKH is encoded by the exons ATGCCGGCAGCCATTGGAGCCGTGCCGTGGTGCTCCGAAACCAGGATGCTGCGGCTCCGAGGTGCCCCGATGTTGCAACGGCATATAAATCACGGTGTTTGGAAAGTGCCGAGCTGTGTTGCCAGAACTTCACTTGGCCGATTCCCAACCAATTCATTGCATACAAGCCACAGCAAGAAGCGATCATTAGCCTCCACTAATACACGCAAACGTCTCAATCCATCTCATCTGCATATCTGCCAACCCTCGTCAATTTCCCTAATCCAAACCCCAGTCAAAAAATACACATCCGCAACCATGGCCGTGGAACTAAGAAACACCATCAAGGAGAAGATGGAGAAGGGCGAGGTGGCCTATACACTCAGCGTCAAGACCGTACGGACAGTGGAAATCTCAATGATGGCCAAGACTGCGGGCTTTGACGGTATCCTCATTGATATGGAGCACTCATCTTTCGACCT CGACACCACCGGCCAGATCTGCATATCTGCCCTGTACGCTGGCATTGCACCCATCGTCCGTGCCCCGAGCAAGGACCCCTTTTATGTTTCCCGCATTCTCGACGGCGGAGCCCTCGGCGTAATTGTACCCCATATCAGGAGCG TGCAAGATGCCAAGGACGTCGTGCAAGCAGCCAAGTTCCAGCCGGTGGGCGTGCGGTCGTCGACCAACGGCCTGCCGCACTTCCAGTTCCGGTCCATCCCCGCCAAGGTGTCGAACCCGGTGTGCAACGCGTCGACGCTCGTGATCCCCATGATCGAGACGCTCGAGGCGCTGGAGCTGGTGGACGAGATCGCGGCCGTGGAGGGCGTCGACTCGCTGCTCATCGGCACCAACGACCTCACCGCCGAGATGGGCATCCCGGGAGACTACGAGAACCCGCGCCTGACCGAGGCCTACGAGCGCACCATCGCCGCCTGCAACAAGCACGGCAAGTGGGTGGGCGTCGGCGGCCTGCACTCCCGCCTCGACCTCGTCGAGAAGTTCTGCGCCATGGGGGCCCGGTGGGTCATGGCCGCCACCGACGgtccgctgctgctggctggtGCCACCAAGAGGGGAGCCGAGATGGCGCAGCTGAGTGCCAGGGTCACGGGGGCTACGAATGGCAAACATTAG